The genomic DNA CCTTCCGGACTTTGGCTTTCTTTTTGCGGCAGAAGTTCTGGTGGCTGACTGTTTTTTTTGAGTTGCTGGAGCTGACATTGTCGGTTCTGCAGCCCCAACAAGCGGATCTCCCGGGCTGGTCTGATTCAGCCGTTCCCGCCCCGCGTCTGTGTACTCGGGCGACAGTTCGAAGCCAACCACTCGGCGGTTCAGCTTTCGAGCCACGACCAGTGTCGATGCGCTGCCGGAAAATGGATCAAGAACAATATCGTCTTCATTTGAACAAGTCCGGATAATACGTCCAAGCAATTGTTCGGGCATTTGGCACCCGTGGAACCCGGCACGTTCTTTGAACGTACCGGCAACTCTCGGGAAATACCACGTGTCTTCTTCTGGCTGAAACCCCTCGGAAAGGTCTTGTGGTCTCAACGTAAACGTGGCGTTTGCCTGGGTTTGAATATTCGGTGGAATGATCCAAGTGTCGTCTGGCAGCCGACCTTTACTGTTGGCCCGCGAGTCGTTGTACACAAGTTGCCTGGCCGAAGGGACGCGATTCGCCGGGTCGTCCATACGAAACGTAAAACGAGCCCTGTCTTTGACGAAGTAGAACAAGTGAGCGTGAGACCGGGTGAACTTCTTTTTGCAGTTCACTCCAAATGTGTAGTACCAGATCACCCAGCTACGGCAATGGAACCCGATTCGCTGGCTTTCCACTTTCAGTTCGGCCGCGTATTCATCGCCTATTGCGAGCCAGAAGGTGCCGTCGTCTTTCAGAATCCGATACACCTGCTGAATCCACTCACGGGACCACTGCAGATACGCTTCGTATTCCAGCTGATCTTCGTAAACATCGTATTCATAGCCGATATTAAACGGCGGATCTGCGAACGCCAGGTCAACCGACCCATCGGGCAGAGACTGCATACCGGCGATACAGTCGCCGTTGTGGATGTCTCCAATCCAGCGGGGCGTATCCGGGGCGACTTGCGATGATCCAGGAGATTCAGTCATTTTAGAAGGGAAGCAGCTGAGCAGCTTCATCGAGTCCAGTTTGAATTCGAGCCGTGACAGGAACCACCAGAAGGATAGTTGATCGAGAAGAGTCCGTCATCTGACGCCGATCGGGCTGTTTTTTGCACGGCGGATGGTGCGTTTTACAATTCCCGGAGCTGATCGACGAACCGCAGATGGTCGTAAATCGTTGTCAATAAATAGGTTCCGATGAAAAACAGACTTTCGGCACACTTTATGCAGACGCTTTGGGACTCTTGTAGTACAATCTAGGGTAGGCAGCGAAAGCGCTGGAAACGAAAGATGTTGTTGGATGGGGCATCAGGAACCCTTGGGCCATTCGGCAGCAATCGAAGGATCAACACGATGTTGAAGGCTGATTACGCCCTATGCACCTGAATATCTCGCAGCAGATGAAGATGAGCCAGCAGATGAAGCTGGCTCCGCGGATGATCCAGTCAATGGAGATTCTGCAGCTCAACATGATGGCCCTGAACGAGCGAATCGAACAGGAGCTGGTAGAAAATGTGACGCTTGAAGTCGTCAACAAAGATCGCGACCTGCCCTCCGCCGAACCGGACACCGTCACGCAGGTGGACGACCCACGTGAAGCCAGAGAGCTGCGTAAAGATGTGGAATCGCGAGAGCTGGTTGCTGGCAACGAAAAAAACAACGAATCCGATTTTGAACGCCTGGTAGAGATCGCTGCCGAATGGCCGGAAGACAATGTGGGATTTGGCGGATCCCGGCCATCGTCGAATCAGGTCAGCGACGACATGGATCGCCACAGCGACGCGATGGCGAATATGGTCGCCCGACCGCAGTCGTTGCATGAATACCTGTTGGAGCAGTTCTCATTTCACTCATGCGATGATGCCCACCGTCAGTTTGGTGAGTACCTGATCCAGCATCTGGACCACAATGGCCGCCTTCAAAGTACGCTCGCAGAAATCAATCAGCAGTTTAATCGCACTTATGGTCAGGGTTTGACAATTGAAGATGCAGAGGGTGTTCTGAAGATAATACAGCGTCTTGATCCTCCCGGGGTCGGAGCGAGAGATCATCGCGAAATGCTGTTGCTGCAGGTCGACGACCATCTTGCGTTTCATGACGTCGTGGAAGTGCTGATACGCGACCACCTTGAGGATATCGCATTCAATCGACTGCCACTCATCCAGAAGGCAACCGGATACTCGATCGACCTGATTAAGGTTGGCATCGAACAAATTCAGACGCTCAATCCTTACCCGGGACGGGGATTCGAGCAGCGACCTGTTCAGCGTGTGACGCCTGACCTGGCGGTCGAGCGCGACGACACCGGACGCTACGTCGTGCGGCTTCTGGATGAATACGTTCCCGAATTGCGAATCAGCCCGCGATATCAGCGAATGCTGAAGGACAATCCATCACAGGAAACACGCGACTGGATTCGAAGAAAAGTGGAATCTGCACGATGGCTGATTGAGTCAATCGAGCAGAGGTACAACACGCTGAGAAAAGTGGCTCAGGAAATTGTCGACCACCAGCAGGAGTTCCTCGACAAGGGACCCGAATTTATCGCACCGCTGAAGATGCAGCAGATTGCTGATCGCGTCGGGGTCCACGTGACGACGGTATCCCGTGCTGTCGATGAAAAATGGATCCAGACGCCGCGAGGGCTTTTTCCTCTGAAGAGATTCTTTGGGGGCGGGACGCAGACAGCGGAAGGCGAAGACGTGGCGTGGGACACCATCCGTATCAAGCTTCAGGAATTGATCGACAATGAGGACAAATCAAATCCGCTGAGTGATGATGCCCTGGTTGATGAGCTGGGTAAACAGGGCATTACTCTGGCCCGACGCACGATTACCAAGTACCGTAAGCAGATGATGATTCCGAGCAGTCGTCAGCGTCGCGAATACTAAGAGCCCACGCATTGTCGGTCATTCGCACTGCTGACCAGTCAAACAACGACCGGAATCAGCGCGTTTATCAGATCTCATTCGCTTTGCTGCGCTGAAAGGAAGACTTATGCGTGCGCGTTCAATGACATCCGGCTTGTATCTGCTGGTCGTGGTCGGGGCCTTTCTTACATCTTCGTCCGTTTCCGGACAGTCATCACGTGATCGTAAGAACAACTCACAGCTCAACGAGAAGGAACTGCAGTCCCGCGCGGAAAAAGCTGAGGAAACGCTTGTCAAAGAGCTTCATGAAATTGCTGGGGAGTTTTACAAGCAGGGCGATCGAGAAAAATCCATTGCGATCCTGGAACGTATCAGTCAGATCAACCCTCGAACACCCGGTCTCAAAGAGCAGATGAAGACTATTCGGGAAGAAATGCTGACTGATAATCCCGCATCGGTCGACGTGGATACATCAAAAGGATGGACTGCTGCCGTCGCGGAGGTGGAGGGTGGTCGACCGTTTCGGATTGCCGCATCCGGCGATTTTCGTGTCCTGTTCTCAGCAACCCTGAGTGTCAACGGGATTTCGGATGAAGACCCCAGTAAAGATGTCCTTTCGGTCGCGCCATTCGGAGCGTTAATTGGAGTGATCGTCAGTGACGGAAAACCGGGCGAGCCTTTCGCTGTCAACAATGGTCTGGAAATGACACCCAAGAAGTCAGGCCTGCTTTTTCTGCGTGCCAACGTTCCCGCAGGGGCCAAGTGCACCGGTAAGATCAAGGTTCAGTTGAGTGGCGGAATCCGGGCCGCAAATTCGCGTTAATCGCTGGCAAAAAAATTGCGAAACGGTCTGCATAGGAGGCCGACGGAAAGTCCGTTCCGTGCGCATCAGGCTTCTCGTATCTCGCAAGCGTGCTCCGTTCCCGAAACCAGCGTTGCGGTATTTCATCTGGCGTATTCTTAGTCTGGCTTCACGATGAGACTCTCCATGGCGACTTGCGTTCTACTTGTCATTCTAACGCGTTTTGGCAGGTGTGCTCCCGCGATGGTTCTGACGCTGTTGTCCGTCATGACGACACTTTCCGCAGAGGATGCCACATTGCCGATCGTCACCGAGGCGCTGGTCTTCGCGGAGAAGGACGGACTGGTGGCTGTCGAAGCGGAACATTTCTCGCGACAGGAACACACCGACGTTCGCGCTTTTCACATCACAACTCAGGATCAGGTGCCGAATGTTCGACCAGACGGCGATCCGACCCATCTTTCAGGAGCGGCAGGAGGTGCGTATGTCGAACTGCTGCCCGACAGTCGTCGAAACCATCAGCACAAGCTGGTGAAGGGGCAGAATTTTTCGAATGAACCAGGCCGTCTGGCGGTGCTGACGTACAGAGTTCACTTTCAGAATCCCGGGAAATACTACGTCTGGGTACGCGCTTACAGCAGCGGTTCAGAGGACAACAGCTTGCACGTTGGGCTCAACGGAAACTGGCCTGACAGTGGACAGCGAATGCAGTGGTGTGACGGCAAAAATTCATGGCGATGGGAAAGCAGGCAGCGAACAGAAACAGAACACTGTGGTGAAGCGCACCAGATATTTCTGGAGGTACCCGCAGCAGGTATCCACGAGATTCAATTTTCCATGCGAGAAGATGGATTCGAATTTGATCGCTGGTTGATGACAAATAACCGGGAATTCAAACGCCCCGCGGACGAAGGGCCAGCCGTAGTCGTCTCATCGGGCAACCTTCCAGCAGCCTTTCCAGTGGCACCGGTCGCGGTTGCTGAAGATGCCGGGGGCCAAGTTGTGCCTGAAGCCGTGACTCGGTCTGCCAGTTTGAGCACGCTGCCGATGGCCCCCGCAATGGTGAAAGCCGATCTGCAACAGCCGCGTCAGGCGGACGGCCCTGGCACAGTCAGTATTTCCGGCGATCTGAAACAGTGGCACAAAGTGACTCTGACACTGGATGGCCCCTTCGCTCACGAACTCGATAACGCACCAAACCCTTTTGTGAATTATCAGCTGAACGTGCAGTTCACGCATGAATCCGGTCTGCCGAAGTATACCGTTCCCGGTTACTTTGCGGCTGATGGCGACTCTGCAAATACATCGGCTGCGAGTGGTACGAAGTGGCGTTGCCACCTGGCACCTGATAAGCCGGGACGTTGGAACTACAGGGTGTCGATGCGAAAAGGAACCTTCATTTCGGAGACAGACACACCGATTTCAGAAGCGGTCCCGGGCGATGGAGTGGAAGGAAGCTTCGAAGTTGCTCCGACCGACAAGACAACCCCTGATCTGCGTGCCCATGGGCGTCTTCAATATGTGGGCGAACGATATCTCCGGTTCGCCGAAAGCGAACAATACTTTCTGAAAGCCGGAGCAGATGCTCCGGAAACGTTGCTCGGTTACATCGATTTCGACGGAACAATTGCCGGAAAGCCAGAGAAGGTTCCTCTGAAATCCTTCGCTCCGCACATCGATGACTGGAATGAAGGTGACCCAACATGGAAAGACGGCAGGGGCAAAGGTCTGATTGGTGCCGTGAATTATCTTTCCCGCAAAGGATGCAATGCGTTCTCGTTCTTAACTTACAACGCTGGTGGCGATGGAGACAATGTCTGGCCGTTTGTGTCTCGAGATGACAAGCTTCACTACGACTGCAGCAAGCTCGATCAGTGGGGCATAGTCTTCGATCACGGGACTGCGATGGGGATGTATCTGCACTTTAAGATGCAGGAAACAGAAAACGATGACAACACTGCCGGTAAGGGGAAATCCAGATTCGTGGCTGAGTCTCTGGATGGCGGAGACCTTGGAATTCAGCGTCGCCTTTACTGTCGCGAACTGATCGCTCGTTACGCTCACAATCTGGCGCTGAACTGGAATCTGGGTGAAGAGAACACGCAAACGACCGAGCAGCAACAGGCGATGATTGACTTTATTGCTCAACTGGACCCCTACCACCACAACATCGTTGTCCACACGTTTCCTGATCAGCAGGACCAGGTTTATGAACCGCTTCTTGGCGACAAGTCTCAGCTAACCGGAGTATCACTTCAGAACAGCGGCATCCGCGATACACACTGGCAAGTCGTGAAGTGGGTCAGGCAATCGCAAAAGTCCGGCAAGCCATGGGTCGTTGCCTTTGATGAATCAGGTTCAGCGGCTCATGGCCAGTGCCCTGATCTTGGATATCAGGGGTACGACGGCCATGACCGAACCGGCAGGATGACCTACACAGAGCATGAAGTCCGTCAACAAACGTTGTGGGCCACTCTGATGGGAGGCGGCGCTGGTGTCGAGTACTACTTTGGCTACCAGTACGTCCAGAATGACCTCATCTGCGAAGACTGGCGCAGTCGGGATCGGAGCTGGGACTACTGTCGGATTGCCGTGAATTTCTTTCATGAAAACAATATCCCATTTCCACAAATGGAACCCTGCGATGAACTGATCCGAACAGAGGCTGACGACAATTCGGCTTACTGTTTTGCAAAACCAGGTCATACCTATCTCGTGTACATCGCAAAAGGGAAACAGGTCACCATGGACCTTTCGGATGCAGCTGGGGACTACACCATCCAGTGGTTCAACCCTCGCGATGGTGGCCCGCTGCAGAATGGTTCCGTCAGAACCGTTGCGGGCGGTGGTGAAGTGAATCCAGGGCAACCACCAGCAGATCGGGAGAAGGACTGGTTAGTCGTCGTACGTCATGCGAAGCTGTCGATGACTGAATACAAGCCATGAAGAGCTGTTTCGACGTCGCACGAGATTGCCGCAGCGGCGAACCAGCGTATTTCAGCGACGCTGAATCGTTTGCTGCATTCGGCTCGAATTGAGCGGTTTTGGAACCGCCCTTTCCGTGGCCGGAAATGAAACTCGTGTAACATCCCTGCAATCCGTGCGCTTTGACAGGTTGTGGTGCGTTGAGCCTGTCTGTATTCTTCCCCGAGTCGTGTGTGACTGCGAGGTTACATGGACTGCGCGAGGCGAGTACCGGACCACGCACAAATTACCTGTCAACACGGAAATCCATCGCAGGAAACTCTGATGAAGACGTTGAGAGTTATTCGGTCGACCATCGCATTGATGGGATTGACGTTGATATTGGTTTCACCATCGTTCGCAGCGACGATTGTCATCCCGGCGAACACGCCGGATGAATCGTCGACGAAGCAGGACGCAACCTCGCCTGATGCCGCGGGGGCAGAAGAGACAGACGCAAGTGAAAGCATCACAACGGATAGCGCTGGCGAATCAGCGCTACAGGACGAATCGTCCAGTGCTGGTACGTCGGACGCTTCCCCAGATTCAGGATCGGAAGCTCGGCCGTCCGGTTTCCTGCAGCAGGTGAATCAGGCCCTTGAGCCTGTCGACGCCTTCTTTGGCAAGGTGAACGGTGTGCTGGAGTCCGTCATCTTCTATCCAATACCACTCGTCGAAGGACGTTCGGTTCCTGCTGGTGTTGCCTGGCTTGTAATAGCAGCGTTGTTTCTGACTTTTCGGATGAACTTTATCAACCTGCGTGGCTTTGTTCATGCCATCAAGGTCACGGCTGGCAGATATGACGATCCGAGTGACGCCGGGGAAGTGAGCCACTTCCAGGCGCTCACCGCCGCATTGTCAGCCACCGTGGGGTTGGGCAACATTGCAGGTGTGGCCGTTGCCGTTGGGCTTGGTGGTCCCGGTGCGACGTTCTGGATGATTGTCGCGGGCTTCCTTGGAATGTCTTCGAAGTTTGTCGAATGCACCCTGGGGCAAATGTACCGACAAGTGCGTCCGGATGGACGAATTATGGGCGGAGCGATGTTCTACCTGACTCACGGGTTGCAGGAAATTGGCCTTGGTGGTCTCGGGAAAGCTTTGGGGCTTCTGTTTGCCGTGCTTTGTATTGGCGGCTCATTTGCCGGCGGAAATGCGTTTCAGGTCAACCAGAGCCTTGGCGCTGTGGGGCAGACAATCCCATTCTTCGGTCAGTACCCGTGGGTCTATGGTTTAATCATGTCCGTTCTCGCGGGCGTCGTAATTATTGGCGGAATCAAACGCATTGCATCAACGGCCGAGAAGATCGTTCCGTTCATGTGTGGAGTTTATGTACTGGCCTGCGTCATCATTCTGCTCAAGAATGCCGGTGAAATTCCCGCTGCTGCCGCCACAATCATCGGAAGTGCATTTTCAATGAAAGCCGGTCTTGGAGGGTTCATAGGTGTGCTGATTCAGGGATTCAAGCGAGCGGCATTCTCGAATGAGGCGGGAGTCGGATCTGCGGCCATCGCTCACTCGGCCGCAAAGACAGACTACGCGGTCCGCGAAGGCATTGTTTCACTGCTTGAACCATTCATCGATACTGTTGTTGTCTGTTCGATGACCGCTCTGGTCATCGTGATTACCGGCGCCTGGAATCATGAAAACCCTGACATGCCCGCCAGCATGAAACAGCAGTTTAAGTTTGCAGAAGATGGAACAGTGGCATCCATCGAAGGTGCCGCCCTGACGTCAGAGGCTATGAACGGGCAAATCAATGGCTTCAAGTATGTCCTGGTCGCCGCGACGGCCCTGTTTGCTTTCAGCACCATGATTTCATGGTCTTACTACGGTGAGCGATGCTGGGCATTTCTGTTCGGTGACAACGCCTCGATGTCATATAAAATCACGTTCCTGATTTTTTCGTTCCTTGGGTCCGTGATTTCTGCTGGCAACGTTCTGGCATTCGGAGACCTGATGATCTTCGGGATGGCCATCCCCAATATCCTCGGACTGTTTTTGCTGTCCGGCAAGGTAAAAGTTAAACTGGACGAGTACTGGGCCAAACTCACCAGCGGGGAACTGGATCAGGAAGCAGAAGCGTATCGGCTGAAGTAATGTCCACAGACATGATGAATCTGTTTGAAGCCGTCCTGCTCCCAACAGGAGTCAACAACGATTCATCCTGTAACGATCGAATTTACTCGCACCAGGAAGTCATCAAGGAACATAAGAGATGCCATTTTCCGATGTCACCGTTGTCGTACCGGTCGACTTTAGCGACCAGTCGGACTTCGCAGTGCATTCTGCTTTGTCGATTGCTGGCGACCCCAAACGCCTGCATCTGGTACATGTTCTGGTCCCGCTGGATTCTGTTTCGCCGGGAGTGCTTCTTGGCGACATCACGGACGAAACCCGCAAAGCGGCCGTCGAAAAGAACCTGCAAAAGCTGGCCGCCGAAAAAGGGGCGGCTGGTGCCAACATGAGTGTTCTGTCTGGAGACCCAGGAGAGGAGATTTCTGAGTTTGCGAAGAAAATCAAGGCTGATTTGATCGTCATACCATCGCATGGTTACCAGGGGTTCAAACGGCTTGTTCTGGGTTCCGTTGCAGAACGCGTCATCCGATATGCCGAATGCAGCGTCCTGGTCCTTCGTCGAAAAGACGCCGAATAACGGAACGCCTTTGAAATGCAGGAAGTCGATTCATTGGCACCGTTTCGATGGCGCTTTGCAGGAAGAACGCTCGAACGCGATCATCTGCCGCTGCTAATGGGCATTCTGAATGTCACGCCCGATAGTTTTTCAGACGGCGGTCAGCACAACCAGATAGAGGATGCCGTCGCGTTCGGGTTGCGACTGGTCAACGACGGCGCGGATATTCTGGATGTTGGCGGCGAATCTACGAGGCCGGGTTCAGAATTCGTATCTGCCGACGAAGAGTTGAATCGCACGATTCCTGTGATTGAGCGACTTGTCTCCGAAACGGATGTTCCTGTTTCTATCGATACGACCAAAGCGGTCGTTGCTGAAGAAGCCATTCGAGCCGGCGCCACCATTGTGAACGACATTTCCGGGCTGACCTTCGATGCAGAAATGATCGAAGTCTGCTCGCATTCGGATGTCGGGATCTGCCTGATGCACATCAGAGGAACTCCAAAGACAATGCAGGAGAATCCTGAATACGAGGATGTCTGTCGGGAAGTCGTGGAGTTTCTTTGCGATGGCATGCGACGATGTGAGGCTGCAGGCATCGATCGTGAGCGGCTTTGCCTGGACCCGGGGATCGGCTTTGGCAAAACGGCAGATCACAACATGACACTGATGCGGGCGATCCCGCGACTGCGAACGGAGCTTGAACGACCGCTGTTAATTGGTCACTCAAGAAAACGTTTTCTTTCGAAAGTTCTTGGACGCGATGTGGAAGAACGCACAGCGG from Planctomycetaceae bacterium includes the following:
- a CDS encoding site-specific DNA-methyltransferase, giving the protein MTESPGSSQVAPDTPRWIGDIHNGDCIAGMQSLPDGSVDLAFADPPFNIGYEYDVYEDQLEYEAYLQWSREWIQQVYRILKDDGTFWLAIGDEYAAELKVESQRIGFHCRSWVIWYYTFGVNCKKKFTRSHAHLFYFVKDRARFTFRMDDPANRVPSARQLVYNDSRANSKGRLPDDTWIIPPNIQTQANATFTLRPQDLSEGFQPEEDTWYFPRVAGTFKERAGFHGCQMPEQLLGRIIRTCSNEDDIVLDPFSGSASTLVVARKLNRRVVGFELSPEYTDAGRERLNQTSPGDPLVGAAEPTMSAPATQKKQSATRTSAAKRKPKSGRIGTRESQIPLFSDQSDQQREDQQHSSSD
- the rpoN gene encoding RNA polymerase factor sigma-54, with the translated sequence MHLNISQQMKMSQQMKLAPRMIQSMEILQLNMMALNERIEQELVENVTLEVVNKDRDLPSAEPDTVTQVDDPREARELRKDVESRELVAGNEKNNESDFERLVEIAAEWPEDNVGFGGSRPSSNQVSDDMDRHSDAMANMVARPQSLHEYLLEQFSFHSCDDAHRQFGEYLIQHLDHNGRLQSTLAEINQQFNRTYGQGLTIEDAEGVLKIIQRLDPPGVGARDHREMLLLQVDDHLAFHDVVEVLIRDHLEDIAFNRLPLIQKATGYSIDLIKVGIEQIQTLNPYPGRGFEQRPVQRVTPDLAVERDDTGRYVVRLLDEYVPELRISPRYQRMLKDNPSQETRDWIRRKVESARWLIESIEQRYNTLRKVAQEIVDHQQEFLDKGPEFIAPLKMQQIADRVGVHVTTVSRAVDEKWIQTPRGLFPLKRFFGGGTQTAEGEDVAWDTIRIKLQELIDNEDKSNPLSDDALVDELGKQGITLARRTITKYRKQMMIPSSRQRREY
- a CDS encoding DUF5060 domain-containing protein, coding for MATCVLLVILTRFGRCAPAMVLTLLSVMTTLSAEDATLPIVTEALVFAEKDGLVAVEAEHFSRQEHTDVRAFHITTQDQVPNVRPDGDPTHLSGAAGGAYVELLPDSRRNHQHKLVKGQNFSNEPGRLAVLTYRVHFQNPGKYYVWVRAYSSGSEDNSLHVGLNGNWPDSGQRMQWCDGKNSWRWESRQRTETEHCGEAHQIFLEVPAAGIHEIQFSMREDGFEFDRWLMTNNREFKRPADEGPAVVVSSGNLPAAFPVAPVAVAEDAGGQVVPEAVTRSASLSTLPMAPAMVKADLQQPRQADGPGTVSISGDLKQWHKVTLTLDGPFAHELDNAPNPFVNYQLNVQFTHESGLPKYTVPGYFAADGDSANTSAASGTKWRCHLAPDKPGRWNYRVSMRKGTFISETDTPISEAVPGDGVEGSFEVAPTDKTTPDLRAHGRLQYVGERYLRFAESEQYFLKAGADAPETLLGYIDFDGTIAGKPEKVPLKSFAPHIDDWNEGDPTWKDGRGKGLIGAVNYLSRKGCNAFSFLTYNAGGDGDNVWPFVSRDDKLHYDCSKLDQWGIVFDHGTAMGMYLHFKMQETENDDNTAGKGKSRFVAESLDGGDLGIQRRLYCRELIARYAHNLALNWNLGEENTQTTEQQQAMIDFIAQLDPYHHNIVVHTFPDQQDQVYEPLLGDKSQLTGVSLQNSGIRDTHWQVVKWVRQSQKSGKPWVVAFDESGSAAHGQCPDLGYQGYDGHDRTGRMTYTEHEVRQQTLWATLMGGGAGVEYYFGYQYVQNDLICEDWRSRDRSWDYCRIAVNFFHENNIPFPQMEPCDELIRTEADDNSAYCFAKPGHTYLVYIAKGKQVTMDLSDAAGDYTIQWFNPRDGGPLQNGSVRTVAGGGEVNPGQPPADREKDWLVVVRHAKLSMTEYKP
- a CDS encoding alanine/glycine:cation symporter family protein, which encodes MKTLRVIRSTIALMGLTLILVSPSFAATIVIPANTPDESSTKQDATSPDAAGAEETDASESITTDSAGESALQDESSSAGTSDASPDSGSEARPSGFLQQVNQALEPVDAFFGKVNGVLESVIFYPIPLVEGRSVPAGVAWLVIAALFLTFRMNFINLRGFVHAIKVTAGRYDDPSDAGEVSHFQALTAALSATVGLGNIAGVAVAVGLGGPGATFWMIVAGFLGMSSKFVECTLGQMYRQVRPDGRIMGGAMFYLTHGLQEIGLGGLGKALGLLFAVLCIGGSFAGGNAFQVNQSLGAVGQTIPFFGQYPWVYGLIMSVLAGVVIIGGIKRIASTAEKIVPFMCGVYVLACVIILLKNAGEIPAAAATIIGSAFSMKAGLGGFIGVLIQGFKRAAFSNEAGVGSAAIAHSAAKTDYAVREGIVSLLEPFIDTVVVCSMTALVIVITGAWNHENPDMPASMKQQFKFAEDGTVASIEGAALTSEAMNGQINGFKYVLVAATALFAFSTMISWSYYGERCWAFLFGDNASMSYKITFLIFSFLGSVISAGNVLAFGDLMIFGMAIPNILGLFLLSGKVKVKLDEYWAKLTSGELDQEAEAYRLK
- a CDS encoding universal stress protein translates to MPFSDVTVVVPVDFSDQSDFAVHSALSIAGDPKRLHLVHVLVPLDSVSPGVLLGDITDETRKAAVEKNLQKLAAEKGAAGANMSVLSGDPGEEISEFAKKIKADLIVIPSHGYQGFKRLVLGSVAERVIRYAECSVLVLRRKDAE
- the folP gene encoding dihydropteroate synthase, with translation MQEVDSLAPFRWRFAGRTLERDHLPLLMGILNVTPDSFSDGGQHNQIEDAVAFGLRLVNDGADILDVGGESTRPGSEFVSADEELNRTIPVIERLVSETDVPVSIDTTKAVVAEEAIRAGATIVNDISGLTFDAEMIEVCSHSDVGICLMHIRGTPKTMQENPEYEDVCREVVEFLCDGMRRCEAAGIDRERLCLDPGIGFGKTADHNMTLMRAIPRLRTELERPLLIGHSRKRFLSKVLGRDVEERTAGTIGVSIALAQLGADLLRVHDVRAVRDALVAWQSLSE